Proteins encoded within one genomic window of Amycolatopsis nigrescens CSC17Ta-90:
- a CDS encoding geranyl diphosphate 2-C-methyltransferase: MAITHPASDVTDRPVLRTPYQRSVANYWNNEKDPVNLRLGDVDGLYHHHYGIGDYDPAVLDGPAETRDDAIIAEMHRLETAQANVLLDHLGDIAPGDRLLDAGCGRGGSSIMANLRFGCQVDGVSISEEQVAFANEQARRRGVSDRVRYHLRNMLDTGFETGAFKGAWNNESTMYVDLHQLFAEHARQLAPGGRYVTITGCYNDLTGGRSRAVSQIDQHYICNIHARSEYFKALAANGFVPINVVDLTAATIPYWELRAKSNVATGIEDPFLTAYREGSFHYLLIAADRV; the protein is encoded by the coding sequence CGTACCAGCGCTCGGTCGCGAACTACTGGAACAACGAGAAGGACCCGGTCAACCTCCGGCTCGGCGACGTCGACGGGCTCTACCACCACCACTACGGGATCGGCGACTACGACCCCGCGGTGCTCGACGGCCCGGCGGAGACCAGGGACGACGCGATCATCGCCGAGATGCACCGGCTCGAGACCGCGCAGGCGAACGTGCTGCTCGACCACCTCGGCGACATCGCGCCGGGAGACCGGCTGCTCGACGCGGGCTGCGGCCGGGGCGGCAGCAGCATCATGGCCAACCTGCGGTTCGGCTGCCAGGTCGACGGAGTGTCCATTTCGGAGGAACAGGTCGCGTTCGCCAACGAGCAGGCGCGCCGCCGCGGGGTGTCCGACCGGGTGCGTTACCACCTGCGCAACATGCTGGACACCGGGTTCGAGACGGGCGCGTTCAAGGGCGCCTGGAACAACGAAAGCACCATGTACGTGGACCTGCACCAGCTGTTCGCCGAGCACGCCAGGCAGCTGGCCCCCGGCGGGCGCTACGTCACCATCACCGGCTGCTACAACGACCTCACCGGGGGCCGGTCGAGGGCGGTCAGCCAGATCGACCAGCACTACATCTGCAATATCCACGCCCGCAGCGAGTACTTCAAAGCGTTGGCCGCCAACGGTTTCGTGCCCATCAACGTGGTCGACCTCACCGCGGCCACGATCCCCTACTGGGAGCTGCGCGCCAAGTCCAACGTGGCCACCGGGATCGAGGACCCCTTCCTCACCGCCTACCGCGAGGGCAGCTTCCACTACCTGCTGATCGCCGCCGACCGCGTCTGA
- a CDS encoding family 2 encapsulin nanocompartment cargo protein terpene cyclase: MPAGNGTALAPAFRAGPSGLGTAAARLTRTAGHGPGYVHRPWGNGTFSPLYCPLPERVNDALAEEVDRRLVQWAQDCGFTGEGLDQIAGAGFGRLVMLAHPDTEDPDLLLIAAQLNAAWWAADDYYADDSELGAAPTQLPPRLALVMAAMDPVAPAGEFSGQLDEALRADPILVSLNSGIEHLLRHGTPVQSQRVCYSTFAMFVTWDAYAAWRHTGQYPPAWEYLAARQHDSFYTSMTLVDVVGGYELPAHLYYDPRVRRAMMQAGTASVMVNDLHSVTKDAADEKPVCNMVLQIAADRDCSLEEATEVTVALHNDLVRDFEAGHRELQAVPSPQLQQFMRGLQAWMGGGFEWHATNPRYQS, encoded by the coding sequence ATGCCGGCCGGCAACGGGACCGCACTGGCCCCGGCCTTCCGCGCCGGCCCGTCCGGGCTGGGCACCGCGGCTGCGCGGCTGACCAGGACCGCCGGCCACGGCCCGGGGTACGTGCACCGGCCCTGGGGCAACGGGACGTTCTCCCCGCTCTACTGCCCGTTGCCGGAGCGGGTCAACGATGCCCTCGCCGAGGAGGTGGACCGTCGGCTGGTCCAGTGGGCGCAGGACTGCGGCTTCACCGGCGAGGGGCTCGACCAGATCGCCGGCGCCGGGTTCGGGCGGCTGGTCATGCTGGCCCACCCGGACACCGAAGACCCGGACCTGCTGCTGATCGCGGCCCAGCTGAACGCGGCCTGGTGGGCCGCCGACGACTACTACGCCGACGACAGCGAGCTGGGCGCCGCCCCCACCCAGCTGCCGCCGCGGCTGGCCCTGGTGATGGCAGCCATGGACCCGGTCGCGCCCGCGGGCGAGTTCTCCGGCCAGCTCGACGAAGCCCTGCGGGCAGACCCGATCCTGGTCTCGCTGAACTCCGGCATCGAGCACCTTCTCCGGCACGGCACGCCAGTGCAGAGCCAGCGCGTCTGCTACTCGACCTTCGCCATGTTCGTCACCTGGGACGCCTACGCCGCGTGGCGGCACACCGGCCAGTACCCGCCCGCGTGGGAATATCTCGCCGCCCGCCAGCACGACAGCTTCTACACCTCCATGACGCTGGTGGACGTCGTCGGCGGCTACGAGCTGCCCGCGCACCTGTACTACGACCCGCGGGTCCGTCGCGCCATGATGCAGGCCGGCACCGCCTCCGTGATGGTCAACGACCTGCACTCGGTGACCAAGGACGCCGCGGACGAGAAACCGGTCTGCAACATGGTGCTGCAGATCGCGGCCGACCGGGACTGCTCGCTCGAAGAGGCCACCGAGGTCACCGTGGCCCTGCACAACGACCTGGTGCGCGATTTCGAGGCAGGGCACCGGGAACTGCAGGCCGTGCCCTCCCCGCAGCTGCAGCAGTTCATGCGGGGGCTCCAGGCGTGGATGGGCGGCGGCTTCGAATGGCACGCCACCAACCCGCGCTACCAAAGCTGA
- a CDS encoding CHAT domain-containing protein, with protein MAGDRDVLLATVAARVQPYLTAGDAAGIVGPDALVDAMRLVESTAGAAGDPGGQADLQVLATVGWLHWARCHALPPEVVQPDYETALVLFAAVHPGAPQAVPDQLRTLLDEAIAEAVEAGESGELLSPGPPERVYAPQVCTFALHVADDALLAAAVDLSRAAAAATTQDPPDHAMMLSNLGLLLRTRYERGGNPADLAEALEINRAAVAAVTPEHPERALFLNNLGIVLQSRFELGGDPAELAEAIEACRTGVTVASGDDPNLGMFRSNLGNALRTWFARTGETAALAEAIETLRGAVALTPEQHPNLGMYLVNLSSALRSRFDHTGELASLTEAVSVARAAVAAVPDGHPSLGLCLSALGSTVRLRGERADSPADLDEAVEAGRAAVAATPPEHAHRLARLSELGNALQTRFGRTHARGDLDEVIELTRAVVDAAPQGHPELATWLSNLGLALRSRFDGTGAIADLTDAVETLRAAVRAGPPGHPSRAVPLANLSAALRMRFERTDSLPDLAEAIDMARAAIDAAHPNSPDLPGWLSTLGLALHARFDRTGVPADLTEAVDVLRAAVDAIPADHPRRGGVLSNLGSALRARFDRTGSVADLTDGVAALRAAAAAIPADHPDRVIPLSNLGFALTERFRRTGMLADVTEAVDVLRVAVGGTPEDDPDRSGRLCNLGLALHARFDRTGVLADLTESVEVQRAAVAGDPADHPERAGRLSNLGNVLQTRFDHTGSPADLTDSIEVTRVAVEVTPPDHPDRAARLSNLGNGLQLRFRRTGALADLTEAVEVLRAALDGIPADHPVRAGVQSNLGNALHTRFDRMNGQGGDSGEVGEIADVTEAIDLGRAAVTAVADDHPNRAMYLSNLAVALRVRFGVTHAAADLDESIAALRASLAATADDHPDRALRSYNLGTTLKVRHDRDGEPAGLAEAVAAMRSVAGTVAASRQLRARAGTRWGNWAGRQRDWPSAAAGFAAAVELLPQVAWHGLDRANREEQLREWQGLASSAAACALSAGQPERAVEVLEQGRSVLWAQTLQTRDDFSLLRDTDPALHERLTSLAAELDADAPETPPGARAGGNRADQRMKLADEWDQLLDAARALPGLEYFLRRPPLPVLQRGLPEEPVVIVNVSPYRCDALLVGRDSLTTVELPALSMAEATARADDYLEALTTLSGFSLPPSRADAERIVHATLEWLWDTISAPVLEHIGHHAPPAPGRALPRIWWCPTGPLTVLPLHAAGYHRPGDRSAGRAVLDCVVSSYTPTLDALARAGRPAAARDGDGDRMLLVAMPSTPTPAGFPRMSDLPGARREVDIVRDRFGRNTVRIGAEATKRAVLADLPGHPCVHFSCHGGQHLDQPSAGALYLHDGPLTVLDIAGLRLARAELAFLSACQTAIGGVELLDESIHLAAALQLAGYRHVIGTLWTIADQPAPEVAGQVYAALHVDDRLDLTDTARALHNAVRRLRDDYPDNPMMWAPYLHAGP; from the coding sequence GTGGCAGGCGATCGCGACGTCCTGCTCGCCACGGTGGCAGCGCGGGTGCAGCCGTACCTCACCGCCGGGGACGCCGCCGGCATCGTGGGGCCGGACGCGCTGGTGGACGCCATGCGGCTGGTCGAGTCCACTGCGGGCGCTGCCGGTGACCCCGGGGGCCAGGCGGATCTCCAGGTGCTGGCCACGGTCGGCTGGCTGCACTGGGCGCGGTGTCACGCCCTCCCACCGGAGGTGGTGCAGCCCGATTACGAGACCGCTCTGGTGCTGTTCGCGGCGGTGCATCCCGGTGCACCGCAAGCCGTACCGGACCAGCTCCGCACGTTGCTGGACGAGGCGATAGCGGAAGCGGTGGAGGCGGGGGAGTCAGGGGAGTTGCTGTCGCCCGGGCCGCCGGAACGGGTCTACGCGCCGCAGGTCTGCACTTTCGCCCTGCACGTCGCCGACGACGCGCTGCTCGCCGCCGCCGTCGACCTGTCCCGCGCCGCCGCGGCGGCCACCACGCAGGACCCGCCGGACCACGCGATGATGTTGTCCAATCTGGGGTTGCTGCTGCGCACCCGGTACGAGCGGGGCGGTAACCCTGCCGATCTGGCCGAGGCGCTGGAGATCAACCGGGCCGCCGTCGCGGCGGTCACCCCGGAGCACCCCGAGCGTGCGTTGTTCCTGAACAACCTCGGCATCGTGCTGCAGAGCCGGTTCGAGCTCGGCGGTGACCCGGCCGAGCTGGCCGAGGCCATCGAGGCGTGCCGCACGGGGGTGACGGTGGCTTCGGGCGACGACCCGAACCTCGGCATGTTCCGGTCCAACTTGGGCAACGCGCTGCGGACCTGGTTCGCGCGCACCGGCGAGACGGCCGCGCTGGCCGAGGCCATCGAAACGCTGCGCGGCGCGGTGGCCCTCACCCCCGAGCAGCACCCGAACCTCGGGATGTACCTGGTCAACCTGAGCAGCGCGCTGCGCAGCCGGTTCGACCACACCGGCGAGCTTGCTTCGCTCACCGAAGCGGTTTCAGTGGCACGTGCGGCCGTGGCGGCGGTTCCCGACGGGCACCCGAGCCTGGGCCTGTGCCTGTCCGCGCTCGGCAGCACGGTGCGGCTCCGCGGGGAACGCGCGGATTCGCCGGCAGATCTCGACGAGGCCGTCGAGGCGGGGCGCGCCGCCGTGGCCGCGACCCCGCCGGAGCACGCGCATCGCCTGGCACGGCTGTCCGAGCTCGGCAACGCGCTGCAAACCCGTTTCGGCCGGACCCACGCCCGCGGCGACCTCGACGAGGTCATCGAGCTGACGCGGGCCGTGGTCGATGCGGCACCCCAGGGGCACCCGGAACTGGCGACCTGGCTGTCCAACCTCGGCCTGGCGCTGCGGTCCAGGTTCGACGGGACGGGTGCGATCGCCGACCTCACCGACGCGGTGGAGACGTTGCGCGCCGCGGTCCGCGCCGGCCCGCCGGGCCATCCCAGCCGCGCGGTCCCGCTGGCCAACCTGAGCGCCGCGCTGCGGATGCGTTTCGAGCGCACGGATTCATTGCCGGACCTCGCCGAAGCGATCGACATGGCGCGGGCCGCGATCGACGCGGCACACCCGAACAGCCCGGACCTGCCAGGCTGGCTGTCCACCCTGGGGCTCGCGTTGCACGCCAGGTTCGACCGGACCGGCGTGCCGGCGGACCTCACCGAGGCGGTGGACGTGCTGCGGGCCGCGGTGGACGCCATCCCGGCCGACCATCCGCGCCGCGGCGGGGTGCTGTCCAACCTCGGCAGCGCCTTGCGGGCCCGGTTCGACCGGACGGGTTCGGTCGCCGACCTCACCGACGGTGTCGCCGCACTGCGCGCGGCCGCGGCGGCCATCCCGGCGGACCATCCGGACCGCGTGATCCCGTTGTCCAACCTCGGGTTCGCGCTCACCGAGCGATTCCGCCGGACCGGGATGCTGGCCGACGTCACCGAGGCCGTGGACGTGTTGCGGGTGGCCGTCGGCGGCACCCCGGAGGACGATCCGGACCGCTCCGGCAGGCTGTGCAACCTCGGGCTCGCCTTGCACGCCAGGTTCGACCGGACCGGAGTGCTGGCCGATCTCACCGAGTCCGTCGAGGTCCAGCGGGCGGCAGTGGCAGGCGACCCGGCTGATCACCCGGAACGCGCGGGACGGCTGTCCAACCTGGGCAACGTCCTGCAGACCCGGTTCGACCACACCGGCTCGCCCGCCGACCTCACCGATTCGATCGAGGTCACCCGCGTCGCGGTCGAGGTCACCCCGCCGGACCACCCGGACCGCGCGGCCCGGCTGTCCAACCTCGGCAACGGGCTCCAGCTCAGGTTCCGCCGGACCGGCGCGCTGGCCGATCTCACCGAGGCCGTGGAGGTGCTGCGGGCCGCGCTCGACGGCATCCCGGCGGATCACCCGGTCCGCGCCGGCGTGCAGTCCAACCTCGGCAACGCGCTGCACACCCGGTTCGACCGGATGAACGGACAGGGCGGGGACAGCGGTGAGGTCGGTGAGATCGCAGACGTGACCGAGGCGATCGACCTGGGGCGGGCCGCCGTCACCGCGGTCGCCGACGACCACCCCAACCGGGCCATGTACCTGTCCAACCTCGCCGTCGCGCTGCGGGTGCGGTTCGGCGTGACGCACGCGGCGGCCGACCTGGACGAAAGCATCGCCGCCCTGCGCGCCTCGCTGGCCGCCACCGCCGACGACCATCCGGACCGCGCTCTCCGCTCGTACAACCTCGGCACCACCCTCAAAGTGCGGCACGATCGCGACGGCGAGCCCGCTGGCCTTGCCGAGGCGGTGGCGGCGATGCGATCCGTGGCCGGAACCGTGGCCGCGTCGCGTCAGCTGCGGGCCCGTGCCGGAACCCGGTGGGGGAACTGGGCCGGGCGGCAGCGGGACTGGCCCTCCGCGGCGGCCGGGTTCGCGGCAGCGGTCGAGCTGCTGCCGCAGGTGGCCTGGCACGGGCTGGACCGGGCGAACCGCGAGGAACAGCTGCGGGAATGGCAGGGGCTCGCGTCCTCCGCCGCGGCCTGCGCGTTGTCCGCCGGGCAGCCGGAGCGGGCGGTGGAGGTGCTGGAGCAGGGCCGGTCCGTGCTGTGGGCGCAGACGCTGCAGACCCGGGACGACTTCTCGCTGTTGCGGGACACCGACCCGGCACTGCACGAGCGGCTGACATCACTGGCCGCTGAACTGGACGCCGACGCGCCCGAGACGCCACCGGGCGCACGGGCTGGTGGAAACCGTGCTGACCAGCGGATGAAGCTGGCCGACGAATGGGACCAGCTGCTCGACGCGGCCCGCGCCCTGCCCGGCCTGGAGTACTTCCTGCGCCGGCCACCGTTGCCGGTCCTGCAACGGGGACTGCCGGAAGAGCCGGTCGTGATCGTCAACGTGTCGCCCTACCGGTGCGACGCCCTGCTGGTCGGCCGCGACTCGCTCACCACGGTGGAACTGCCCGCGCTGTCCATGGCCGAGGCCACCGCCCGCGCCGACGACTACCTCGAAGCGCTGACCACGCTCAGCGGCTTCAGCCTGCCGCCGAGCCGGGCCGACGCGGAACGGATCGTGCACGCCACCCTGGAATGGTTGTGGGACACCATTTCCGCGCCCGTGCTCGAGCACATCGGACACCACGCGCCGCCGGCGCCAGGCCGGGCCTTGCCCCGGATCTGGTGGTGCCCCACCGGTCCGCTAACCGTGCTTCCGTTGCACGCGGCGGGTTATCACCGCCCCGGCGACCGGTCCGCCGGCCGCGCCGTGCTCGACTGCGTGGTGTCCTCCTACACGCCCACCCTGGACGCGCTGGCCCGCGCCGGCAGGCCCGCAGCCGCGCGCGACGGTGACGGTGACCGGATGCTGCTGGTCGCCATGCCGAGCACTCCCACTCCCGCCGGGTTCCCCCGCATGTCGGACCTGCCCGGAGCCCGCCGCGAGGTGGACATCGTCCGGGACCGCTTCGGCCGCAACACCGTGCGCATCGGTGCGGAGGCGACCAAGCGCGCGGTCCTCGCCGACCTGCCGGGGCATCCCTGCGTGCACTTCTCCTGTCACGGCGGCCAGCACCTGGACCAGCCTTCGGCCGGCGCGCTGTACCTGCACGACGGCCCGCTCACCGTGCTGGACATCGCCGGACTGCGGCTGGCTCGCGCCGAACTGGCCTTCCTGTCCGCGTGCCAGACCGCCATCGGGGGCGTCGAACTGCTCGACGAGTCCATTCACCTCGCCGCCGCGCTGCAGCTGGCCGGCTACCGGCACGTGATCGGCACCTTGTGGACCATCGCCGACCAACCGGCCCCGGAAGTCGCCGGCCAGGTATACGCCGCCCTGCACGTCGATGACCGCCTCGACCTGACCGACACCGCGCGGGCGCTGCACAACGCAGTCCGCCGCCTTCGCGACGACTATCCGGACAACCCGATGATGTGGGCGCCCTACTTGCACGCGGGTCCTTGA
- a CDS encoding FAD-dependent oxidoreductase, giving the protein MTEPRDQQTAVLIAGGGVTGLSTALFLARQGIRPILVERHPSTAIVPQARAFNPRSMEIYRALGLEEEIRGRQSMLVDFPEMIGADTLAGEERFRLDVLTHLRPPETLSPADWALTDQDELERILRAHAERGGADVRFGTELVSFDTSDAEGVTAILRELDSGAEYRVRADYLIAADGHRAGIRGRLGIGADGPGVLSEVVNFVFDADLTAVLGDRRFLLAYLDQPVTGTALVPLREFGRWMLGVPRHPELGTSVDDVTERRCAELARAAVGDPDLELTLVPPVPGWPQKVSGTRIGGWVADRYRAGRVFFAGDAAHVVPPSGSYGANTGIADAHNLAWKLAAVLNGQAGQALLDTYEDERRPVAQTTLETAMRLLHDRHQGTGDDVTKVDDLAMIFGYRYHSAAVSTETSVPDGPVEDPRTPTGRPGLRAPHVWLDRAGTRLSTLDLCTGACTLLAGPAGGAWAAAAEKAAADGIELNFHRVGAELRDPENRFLDAYGIGKTGATLIRPDGFVAWRAAELPAQPEHELRQALTRLLALPHR; this is encoded by the coding sequence ATGACCGAACCGCGCGATCAGCAGACCGCCGTCCTCATCGCGGGAGGCGGCGTCACCGGCTTGTCCACGGCGCTTTTCCTTGCCCGGCAAGGAATCCGCCCGATACTGGTGGAACGGCACCCGTCCACGGCGATCGTGCCGCAGGCCAGGGCGTTCAACCCGCGCTCGATGGAGATCTACCGCGCCCTCGGGCTGGAAGAGGAGATCCGGGGGCGCCAGTCGATGCTGGTCGACTTCCCGGAGATGATCGGCGCGGACACCCTGGCCGGCGAGGAGCGGTTCCGGCTCGACGTGCTCACCCACCTCCGGCCGCCGGAGACCCTGAGCCCGGCCGACTGGGCACTGACCGACCAGGACGAGCTGGAGCGCATCCTGCGTGCCCACGCCGAGCGCGGCGGCGCCGACGTGCGGTTCGGCACCGAACTCGTCTCGTTCGACACCAGCGATGCCGAGGGCGTGACGGCGATCTTGCGCGAACTGGACAGCGGTGCCGAATACCGCGTGCGGGCGGACTACCTGATCGCCGCGGACGGCCACCGCGCGGGCATCCGCGGCCGGCTCGGCATCGGCGCGGACGGGCCCGGCGTGCTCAGCGAGGTGGTGAACTTCGTCTTCGACGCGGACCTCACCGCGGTGCTGGGTGACCGCCGGTTCCTGCTCGCCTATCTCGACCAGCCGGTGACGGGCACGGCGCTGGTGCCGCTGCGGGAGTTCGGCCGGTGGATGCTCGGCGTGCCCCGGCACCCGGAACTGGGCACGAGCGTGGACGACGTCACCGAGCGGCGCTGCGCCGAACTGGCCAGGGCAGCGGTCGGCGACCCTGATCTCGAGCTGACCCTGGTGCCCCCGGTTCCCGGGTGGCCGCAGAAGGTTTCCGGCACCAGGATCGGCGGGTGGGTCGCGGACCGGTACCGGGCCGGGCGGGTGTTCTTCGCCGGCGACGCGGCGCACGTCGTACCGCCTTCGGGGTCCTACGGCGCGAACACCGGGATCGCGGACGCGCACAACCTGGCCTGGAAACTCGCCGCCGTGCTCAACGGCCAAGCGGGACAAGCACTTCTGGACACCTACGAAGACGAGCGCCGCCCGGTCGCGCAAACCACGCTGGAGACCGCGATGCGACTGCTCCACGACCGCCACCAAGGCACCGGTGACGACGTCACGAAAGTCGACGACCTCGCGATGATCTTCGGCTACCGGTACCACTCCGCGGCGGTCAGCACCGAAACCTCCGTCCCGGACGGGCCGGTCGAAGACCCGCGCACGCCCACCGGCCGCCCGGGGCTGCGTGCTCCGCACGTCTGGCTGGACCGGGCTGGGACCAGGCTTTCCACCCTCGACCTGTGCACCGGAGCCTGCACCTTGCTGGCGGGCCCGGCCGGCGGGGCATGGGCCGCGGCGGCGGAAAAGGCGGCGGCAGACGGCATCGAGCTGAACTTCCACCGCGTTGGCGCCGAACTGCGCGACCCGGAAAATCGGTTCCTGGACGCGTATGGAATCGGGAAGACGGGCGCGACGCTGATCCGGCCGGACGGGTTCGTCGCCTGGCGCGCCGCCGAACTGCCGGCACAACCGGAGCACGAGCTGCGGCAGGCGCTGACCCGCCTGCTCGCCTTGCCGCACCGGTAA
- a CDS encoding TetR/AcrR family transcriptional regulator, producing the protein MPTSKPRRSPQPQERQRDPDRTRKLILDAAAAEFAAHGYAGGRIAAIATRAGVNQQLISYYFGGKEGLYQALSESWRQRESELVSQGMPLSEQIRRYALEALNNPDGVRLLAWGGLEYTGPESDPDHAPRAERLQDSIDEIRALQTAGRLPAEVDPACLMVMLMAAAMATTTLPHVIEGVCQADPRSPDFVRHYAEQLAVLTGLLGFDRHS; encoded by the coding sequence GTGCCCACGTCGAAGCCCCGCCGGTCGCCCCAGCCGCAGGAGCGGCAGCGCGATCCGGACCGCACCCGCAAGCTGATCCTGGACGCGGCGGCGGCCGAGTTCGCCGCGCACGGGTACGCGGGTGGCCGGATCGCCGCGATCGCGACCAGGGCCGGGGTCAACCAGCAGCTGATCTCCTACTACTTCGGCGGCAAGGAAGGTCTCTACCAGGCCCTTTCCGAAAGCTGGCGGCAGCGGGAAAGCGAGCTGGTGTCCCAGGGCATGCCGCTGTCCGAGCAGATCCGCCGGTACGCGCTGGAGGCGCTGAACAACCCGGACGGGGTCCGGCTGCTGGCGTGGGGCGGCTTGGAGTACACGGGCCCGGAATCCGATCCCGACCACGCGCCCCGCGCGGAGCGGCTGCAGGACAGCATCGACGAGATCCGCGCGCTGCAGACGGCGGGCCGGCTGCCCGCCGAGGTGGACCCGGCCTGCCTGATGGTCATGCTGATGGCCGCCGCGATGGCGACCACCACCCTTCCGCACGTCATCGAAGGCGTCTGCCAGGCCGATCCCCGCTCCCCCGATTTCGTGCGCCACTACGCCGAGCAGCTCGCCGTCCTCACCGGGCTGCTCGGCTTCGACCGGCACTCCTGA
- a CDS encoding DHA2 family efflux MFS transporter permease subunit has protein sequence MVVTFRRANPSSARRPWLVLGILCIGFFMALLDGAIINIAIPTLIGGLDASYDQVLWIIDAYLLVFSVLLITTGRLGDLFGYKRLFLIGTSVFTVASVLCGLSESPAQLLGARVLQGVGGAILFPQVISSIVAIFPPQQRGRAFGVFGAIVGLAPMLGPIAGGFLLAHLSWRWIFFVNVPVGVLTVVLAAVYVPALRPVRGHRLDLIGVALVTAGLGGVVFGLIEGERYHWGTISGPVSITSIIAAGGLLLVLFVAWQRFQRGEPLVPVRLFTAGRDFSAGNWVGFLFQFGMIGIGLVLVLYLQTARGYSPLQAALVLLPSAVLTAVGSAVAGRLSDRIGGKFVLLAGLAMLALGLVVLVALARADSGVWALLPGLLIIGLAGGATFAPLQQVTMAGVEPDLAGAASGVASTTRQVGGVLGTAVLGAVLSGSMGSALSGELAERANQLPEGLRSRFAETGGHRFSPPPAPAGLSTSDTELFERVGQEAFTAGYVTAMQVTLLVSAGVLVAAALFCLVFRSAGRSRAAR, from the coding sequence ATGGTTGTGACTTTTCGGCGGGCAAATCCGTCCTCTGCGCGGCGGCCGTGGCTCGTGCTCGGCATCCTCTGCATCGGCTTCTTCATGGCGCTGCTGGACGGCGCGATCATCAACATCGCCATCCCGACCCTGATCGGTGGCCTCGACGCCTCCTACGACCAGGTGCTCTGGATCATCGACGCCTACCTGCTCGTCTTCTCGGTGCTGCTGATCACCACCGGGCGGCTCGGGGATCTGTTCGGGTACAAGCGTCTCTTCCTGATCGGCACCTCGGTTTTCACCGTCGCGTCCGTCCTTTGTGGTCTCTCGGAATCGCCGGCGCAGCTGCTCGGCGCGCGGGTGCTCCAGGGGGTGGGCGGGGCGATCCTCTTCCCGCAGGTGATCTCGTCGATCGTGGCCATCTTCCCGCCGCAGCAGCGTGGCCGGGCCTTCGGCGTGTTCGGCGCGATCGTGGGTCTGGCACCGATGCTGGGCCCGATCGCCGGCGGTTTCCTGCTCGCGCACCTCAGCTGGCGCTGGATCTTCTTCGTCAACGTGCCGGTGGGCGTGCTCACCGTGGTACTGGCCGCGGTGTACGTCCCCGCCCTGCGTCCGGTGCGCGGGCACCGGCTCGACCTGATCGGCGTGGCACTGGTGACGGCGGGGCTTGGCGGTGTCGTCTTCGGCCTGATCGAGGGCGAGCGCTACCACTGGGGCACGATCAGCGGGCCGGTCAGCATCACGTCGATCATCGCCGCCGGTGGCCTGCTCCTGGTGCTTTTCGTTGCCTGGCAGCGTTTCCAGCGTGGTGAGCCGCTGGTTCCGGTGCGGCTGTTCACCGCCGGGCGCGACTTCTCGGCCGGCAACTGGGTCGGCTTCCTCTTCCAGTTCGGCATGATCGGCATCGGACTGGTGCTCGTCCTCTACCTGCAGACGGCGCGCGGATACTCGCCGTTGCAGGCGGCACTGGTGCTGCTGCCCAGCGCCGTGCTCACCGCGGTCGGCTCGGCCGTCGCCGGCCGGTTGTCCGACCGGATCGGCGGCAAGTTCGTCCTGCTGGCCGGCCTGGCCATGCTGGCGCTCGGCCTGGTGGTCCTGGTCGCGCTGGCGCGCGCGGATTCCGGGGTGTGGGCGCTGCTGCCCGGCCTGCTGATCATCGGCCTCGCCGGTGGCGCGACCTTCGCCCCACTGCAACAGGTCACGATGGCAGGCGTCGAGCCGGATCTCGCCGGTGCCGCCTCCGGGGTCGCCAGCACCACCCGGCAGGTCGGTGGAGTGCTCGGCACCGCGGTGCTGGGCGCCGTCCTGTCCGGCAGCATGGGCTCGGCCCTCTCCGGCGAACTGGCCGAGCGCGCGAACCAGTTGCCGGAGGGGCTGCGTTCGCGGTTCGCCGAGACCGGGGGACACCGGTTCAGCCCGCCGCCGGCGCCGGCAGGTTTGTCCACTTCGGACACCGAACTGTTCGAGCGGGTCGGGCAGGAGGCGTTCACGGCAGGATATGTGACCGCGATGCAGGTGACGCTGCTCGTCTCGGCCGGGGTGCTGGTGGCGGCCGCGCTTTTCTGCCTGGTGTTCAGGAGTGCCGGTCGAAGCCGAGCAGCCCGGTGA